One Luteolibacter arcticus DNA segment encodes these proteins:
- a CDS encoding galactose-binding domain-containing protein encodes MKSFRSLARGILAGCLLVLNGMAPLRAQSVPPVDPDDALGIWDFDSTAVPSQSADVVAGTTIAFQGNTAYSADGGGRSGQAGDRAMNFGTAGNSSARITDAAFMGLLNQRNLTGDKISVVFWQRWDASIGSSSTVWFRSAASGNRGFQSHMPWSDGTIFFDHSGCCAIPSQRLSIPSSSVPGLNWQQWNHIALVKNGGTKEIWINGQPVTSSSGAAALTNDWTEVLLGQMLDSPGNVMKGRLDDFAIFTTALEQSHINALATGTKPASLLVAPIDRPPLVGSLTPADKTTFHPLNGGLGFNVSTVAPNALAPGNIRLFLNNADITPTLTIDGTATSRTVSSSATLLTNHFYNARAEVTDQAGRSSIFTWTFDTADPATIPPHQPLNLLAMATATPQVIDGNPTTFTETANSPGSFLELELDRYVRASRIELVAPAGAAYAGILNGVRLRVFGLRDQLLFETTITAVEPGGTWAVFLPAGIDARLLRLDLPAGQTNGVGDHRIALADWRVLGDPSPAVGPLDLTSIATVTQSSTNGTNTAALAIDANAATFSETQNLSNSYWLLTLDRSRPVRRVELVARADAASARLGGLTLRLLDANSNTLATTSVSHPGVGGTWGFDIPAGTAGARYLRIGLENNALNSYGDRIVSFAGVSVLTGTNYALGTPAYMVRLTDNLPSPSLANDGNHATFTETTTQTVDGYWETDLGQVRSLYSIRAIAFDSADHQKRLAHATVRLFDENRNSVYSKHLSGTSAIFDIALPGPVNARYVRIGLENKERTSATGGTEWWLRLREVQAFGLTAAETGLTGFTATPAQITSGQSSTLAWQEEGLRELSLYPGVGSAGFYVNPQGAGSLVVSPTATTEYLLVGKNHDVVVTRAVTVVVNGQSLPPRISEFVAANRFSLSDGYRQEPDWIELHNPNGTPFNLANYGLSDTTATPLKWTFPAGTVIPANGHLIVFTSDSDTPVDPAGNLHTTFSLSAGGEAVVLAAPNGSIVDSIANYPAQFDDLAYGRARAGTLGFLEPSPREHNLGTALSGWLQPPVFSHSRGFRDTPFSLTLSKSDPAAQLVYSTDGSEPAIPYAGPIAVNGSVTVRAAVRRSGYHASPSVTHTYVFRDSVMSSPLMNSTYTQGVLSTRLRSSLTQLPTICLSVPVLPDDYNERPASIEVMLPDGSPPLQVNAGLTRFGGSWTNFAKKSYRVNFRSDYGASKLESPLFRGFDRGMAAHDEINTLDLTAGNHDMVDRGFYMANRFVEDTMLEMGSLNPHGRFVHVYVNGTYWGQYNAHERLDDDFLSDYLGGPDDDYMVVRGNDNDGANFVTGTPDPEHRASWDTVRANRNSYVAVKGRLDVPHLIDFMLLWFYGNCESEYRCAGPIDPGPGFKFWLADADGFLRTSALNLDTTATAGPGGLFGALVTEGHPDFKILLADRIHRHFFNNGALTPDRNLARLNARMAEVQDSLIAECARWGYRTPANWESAAQTIRTGLFPQRTANLFTMLRNRSFYPAIDPPVLSQHGGSVSKGQAVPITAGSGTIYFTLDGSDPRLPGGGISSAALSAVATSTTFIPMGSTWRYRDIGSLPAASWHTTAYSDSGWAIGTAPLGYGTGDEASIVSYGPSASDKYRTTYFRKTFSVANPATVTGLTLGLVRDDGAVVYLNGTEVARSNMPTGTVGYTTLAASNVAGDKLTVYNYAIPPNLLVADNNVIAVEIHQSSANSTDLRFDLSLVQTSVPSIVLNGNTTVKARLRSGTTWSALTSADFQVTHPLATEGPYALSRWNSNEPAGTAPPSMRFFQTDLPDPVLATPMDLPWTLPFNLTDRSRINGLGLPGIGFINTGRPQTTPGAGFVGAAVLALDTRGSQDIRVRWTGGTVAPNERDYGIRLQYRIGNVTAFLDVPGAGGAPVEYVRNANAAHSTVLGPVSLPAAADNQPLVELRWKYYFRSGTSGSRAQLRLDEIQVTAGPVIAESLAIATAPATAQAGSVASPVIVHALGRNDVVAENFSGVITLAIAGQPGVLGGTVTRAAVNGVATFNDLVFPTPGLYTLTASASGLTGTSHAFPTRVAGLASLVMPSFIQGAYPANTLRVPHASLLRIDGLLPSATYRYAQQMVTDEDPPETDGAGNMIFATGNAGPFVRSTASPRFLPGDLGVRHGEFTTGADGSHTGWFVIEPTGNIRFTPGNAVRPRILLNDGNGGDVPFHFLTSAGSAQVRSFGTGSAEGSALHGDSAAIARNFMVLYTDAAGLTSPLAATPVEDSGAGVDSNYAPFYQSEVAGQASRWGTMIPNNLPAGVRRFEQRDRLTGQIVSVFTIPEGHDLTSGLATGSESTGIRIPAGEGFDRWQALRFTLGEIEDDALGSSSGDVDHDGVANLLEFAFGMDPFISSRSGLPVAAIETFSGSPHLVFRYRRLLGSHDLDYHEEISTTVGGWADATPAWVGSEESAPNPDGLTETVTRRLPVVSQQPRRFVRLRVEQP; translated from the coding sequence GTGAAGTCCTTCCGTTCCTTGGCCCGTGGCATCCTCGCCGGCTGCTTGCTCGTTCTCAACGGCATGGCCCCCTTGCGGGCGCAGTCCGTTCCTCCCGTGGATCCTGATGATGCGCTTGGCATTTGGGACTTCGACAGCACCGCGGTGCCGAGCCAATCCGCCGACGTCGTTGCGGGCACCACCATCGCCTTCCAAGGGAACACCGCTTACAGCGCGGATGGCGGTGGACGCAGTGGCCAAGCCGGTGACCGCGCCATGAACTTCGGCACCGCCGGCAACAGCTCCGCACGCATCACCGATGCCGCCTTCATGGGGCTGCTGAATCAGCGCAATCTCACCGGCGACAAGATCAGCGTGGTTTTCTGGCAGCGCTGGGACGCCTCCATCGGCAGTTCCTCCACGGTCTGGTTCCGCTCCGCCGCCTCCGGGAATCGAGGCTTTCAAAGCCACATGCCGTGGAGTGACGGCACGATCTTCTTCGACCACTCGGGCTGTTGCGCCATCCCGTCCCAGCGGCTTTCCATTCCGAGTAGCTCGGTGCCGGGCCTGAATTGGCAGCAATGGAACCACATCGCTCTCGTCAAGAATGGCGGCACCAAAGAGATCTGGATCAACGGCCAACCCGTCACCTCAAGCTCCGGTGCCGCGGCTCTGACCAACGATTGGACGGAGGTCCTGCTGGGCCAAATGCTCGACAGCCCGGGCAACGTGATGAAAGGCCGGCTCGATGACTTCGCGATCTTCACCACCGCGCTCGAGCAGTCCCACATCAATGCCCTCGCCACCGGCACAAAGCCCGCTTCGTTGCTCGTCGCGCCAATCGATCGTCCGCCGCTGGTCGGGAGTCTCACCCCGGCGGACAAGACCACCTTTCACCCGCTCAACGGCGGTCTTGGCTTCAACGTCAGCACGGTCGCGCCCAACGCCCTCGCGCCGGGCAATATCCGGCTGTTCCTCAACAACGCCGACATCACACCGACGCTCACCATTGACGGCACCGCGACGAGCCGCACGGTCAGCTCGTCCGCCACGCTTCTGACAAACCACTTCTACAACGCCCGTGCTGAAGTCACCGACCAAGCCGGACGCAGTTCCATCTTCACCTGGACCTTTGACACGGCGGATCCCGCGACCATTCCGCCGCACCAGCCGCTCAACCTGCTGGCGATGGCCACTGCCACGCCGCAGGTCATCGATGGCAATCCCACCACCTTCACCGAGACCGCCAATAGCCCCGGCTCGTTCCTGGAACTGGAACTGGACCGCTATGTCCGGGCCAGCCGGATCGAGCTCGTCGCGCCGGCTGGAGCCGCCTACGCGGGCATTCTCAATGGCGTCCGCCTCCGCGTCTTCGGGCTTCGTGACCAGCTTCTCTTCGAGACCACCATCACTGCCGTCGAACCCGGGGGCACTTGGGCGGTCTTCCTGCCGGCTGGGATCGATGCCCGTTTGCTTCGGCTCGATCTTCCCGCCGGACAAACGAACGGGGTGGGGGATCATCGCATTGCCCTGGCCGATTGGCGCGTCCTCGGGGACCCGTCGCCCGCCGTCGGCCCGCTCGACCTTACCTCGATCGCCACGGTCACCCAATCGTCCACCAACGGCACCAATACCGCGGCCCTCGCGATCGATGCCAATGCGGCTACATTCAGCGAAACGCAGAACCTCTCGAACAGCTATTGGCTGCTCACCCTTGACCGCAGTCGTCCGGTGCGGCGCGTCGAATTGGTTGCCCGCGCCGATGCCGCATCGGCCCGTCTCGGGGGACTCACGCTGCGGTTGCTCGACGCCAACTCTAACACCCTGGCTACAACCTCCGTTTCCCATCCGGGGGTTGGTGGCACGTGGGGCTTCGACATTCCTGCCGGCACCGCGGGCGCCCGTTACCTCCGCATCGGACTCGAAAACAACGCGCTCAACAGCTACGGCGACCGCATTGTTTCGTTCGCTGGCGTCAGCGTGCTGACGGGCACCAATTATGCCCTCGGTACGCCCGCCTACATGGTGCGCCTGACCGACAACCTGCCATCGCCCTCCCTCGCCAACGACGGCAACCACGCGACCTTCACCGAGACCACCACGCAGACCGTCGATGGCTACTGGGAGACCGACCTCGGCCAGGTCCGTTCGCTCTACAGCATCCGCGCGATTGCCTTCGACAGTGCCGACCATCAGAAGCGGCTCGCCCATGCGACCGTTCGGCTTTTCGATGAGAACCGCAATTCGGTTTACTCCAAGCACCTGAGCGGCACCTCGGCGATTTTTGACATCGCCTTGCCAGGTCCCGTGAACGCGCGCTACGTCCGGATCGGGCTGGAGAACAAGGAACGTACGTCAGCCACCGGCGGCACCGAATGGTGGCTGCGCTTGCGTGAGGTGCAGGCCTTCGGTCTCACCGCCGCCGAGACAGGGCTCACTGGCTTCACCGCCACGCCTGCGCAGATCACGTCCGGTCAATCGTCCACGCTGGCTTGGCAGGAGGAGGGACTCCGCGAGCTGTCCCTTTATCCCGGTGTCGGCTCCGCTGGCTTTTACGTGAATCCGCAAGGTGCGGGCTCCCTCGTGGTTTCACCCACCGCCACGACGGAGTACCTGCTGGTTGGAAAGAATCACGACGTCGTGGTCACGCGCGCCGTCACGGTCGTCGTCAATGGCCAGTCGCTTCCGCCACGCATCAGCGAGTTCGTCGCCGCCAACCGCTTTTCTCTCAGCGACGGCTATCGGCAGGAGCCCGACTGGATCGAACTCCATAACCCGAACGGCACACCATTCAATCTCGCGAACTACGGCTTGAGCGACACGACAGCGACTCCGCTGAAATGGACCTTCCCCGCAGGCACCGTCATTCCGGCGAACGGCCACCTGATTGTCTTCACTTCGGATAGCGACACGCCCGTCGATCCCGCCGGTAACCTCCACACCACCTTCAGTCTTTCTGCGGGTGGCGAGGCCGTCGTCCTCGCAGCGCCGAATGGAAGCATCGTCGATTCCATTGCGAACTATCCCGCTCAATTCGATGATCTTGCGTATGGCCGAGCCCGTGCTGGCACGCTCGGTTTCCTCGAACCATCGCCGCGCGAGCATAACCTCGGCACTGCGCTTTCGGGTTGGCTGCAGCCGCCCGTCTTTAGCCACAGCCGAGGTTTCCGTGACACGCCGTTTTCGCTGACGCTCAGCAAGTCGGATCCTGCCGCGCAGCTCGTATATTCGACCGATGGCTCCGAGCCTGCCATCCCTTATGCCGGACCCATCGCGGTCAATGGAAGCGTGACCGTGCGTGCCGCCGTCCGCCGCAGCGGCTACCACGCGTCGCCCTCGGTGACCCACACCTACGTCTTCCGCGACAGCGTGATGAGTTCGCCGCTGATGAACTCTACCTACACCCAGGGGGTGCTTTCCACTCGGCTCCGGAGCAGCTTGACCCAGCTCCCGACCATCTGTCTGAGCGTCCCCGTTCTTCCCGATGACTACAACGAGCGGCCCGCCTCGATCGAGGTGATGCTGCCCGATGGCTCGCCGCCGCTGCAGGTCAATGCGGGCCTGACCCGCTTCGGCGGCTCGTGGACGAACTTTGCGAAGAAGAGCTATCGGGTAAACTTCCGCTCGGACTACGGCGCGAGCAAACTCGAGTCACCGCTATTCCGCGGCTTCGACCGGGGCATGGCTGCCCACGACGAAATCAACACCCTCGACCTCACCGCCGGCAACCACGACATGGTGGACCGCGGCTTCTACATGGCCAACCGCTTCGTCGAGGACACGATGCTCGAAATGGGCAGCCTCAATCCCCATGGCCGCTTCGTCCACGTCTACGTGAACGGCACTTACTGGGGCCAATACAATGCCCACGAGCGCCTCGATGATGATTTCCTCTCCGACTACCTCGGTGGTCCGGATGACGACTACATGGTGGTCAGAGGCAACGATAACGACGGCGCGAATTTCGTCACCGGCACGCCCGACCCCGAGCATCGCGCCTCATGGGACACCGTCCGCGCCAATCGGAATTCCTATGTCGCGGTGAAGGGCCGTCTCGATGTTCCCCACCTGATCGACTTCATGCTGCTGTGGTTCTACGGCAACTGTGAAAGCGAATACCGCTGCGCCGGCCCGATCGATCCCGGCCCCGGCTTCAAGTTCTGGTTGGCCGATGCCGACGGCTTCCTCCGCACCTCCGCCCTCAATCTCGACACCACTGCCACGGCGGGTCCAGGCGGTCTTTTCGGAGCTCTCGTCACCGAAGGACATCCCGACTTCAAGATCCTGCTTGCCGACCGCATCCACCGCCACTTCTTCAACAACGGTGCGCTTACTCCGGACCGCAATCTTGCGCGGCTCAATGCCCGGATGGCGGAAGTCCAGGACAGCTTGATCGCCGAGTGCGCCCGCTGGGGCTATCGCACGCCGGCCAACTGGGAGAGCGCCGCGCAAACCATCCGCACCGGGCTCTTTCCGCAGCGCACCGCCAATCTCTTCACGATGCTGCGCAACCGCAGCTTCTATCCGGCCATCGACCCGCCCGTGCTTAGCCAACACGGTGGCAGTGTTTCAAAGGGCCAGGCGGTCCCCATCACTGCGGGAAGCGGCACGATTTATTTCACGCTCGACGGGTCGGATCCACGCTTGCCCGGTGGGGGTATTTCTTCGGCGGCGCTTTCCGCTGTTGCCACCTCCACCACATTCATTCCGATGGGCTCGACCTGGCGCTATCGCGACATCGGATCACTCCCCGCGGCCAGTTGGCACACTACCGCCTACAGCGACAGTGGCTGGGCCATCGGGACTGCGCCCCTTGGATACGGCACCGGCGACGAAGCCAGCATCGTCAGCTACGGGCCGTCCGCCAGTGACAAGTATCGCACCACCTACTTCCGGAAAACCTTCAGCGTCGCCAATCCTGCCACCGTCACCGGCCTGACGCTGGGTCTCGTTCGCGACGATGGCGCGGTCGTTTATCTGAACGGCACCGAAGTCGCCCGCTCGAACATGCCCACCGGCACCGTCGGCTACACCACCCTCGCCGCCAGCAACGTCGCGGGAGATAAGCTAACGGTTTACAACTACGCGATCCCTCCGAATCTCCTGGTCGCCGACAACAACGTGATCGCGGTGGAGATCCATCAGTCGAGCGCCAACAGCACCGACCTCCGCTTCGATCTTTCGCTCGTCCAGACCTCGGTCCCGTCCATCGTCCTCAATGGCAATACCACGGTCAAAGCGCGGCTCCGCTCCGGCACCACGTGGAGCGCCCTGACCTCAGCGGATTTCCAGGTAACCCACCCGCTCGCCACGGAAGGCCCGTATGCGCTGTCGCGCTGGAATTCGAACGAGCCCGCTGGAACGGCGCCGCCGAGCATGCGCTTCTTCCAGACCGATCTGCCGGACCCGGTTCTTGCCACGCCGATGGACCTGCCGTGGACGCTTCCCTTCAATCTGACCGACCGCAGCCGCATCAATGGCCTCGGCTTGCCCGGCATCGGCTTTATCAATACCGGTAGACCGCAGACCACTCCGGGAGCTGGCTTTGTCGGGGCCGCCGTGCTCGCTCTGGACACCCGCGGCAGCCAGGACATCCGGGTCCGCTGGACCGGCGGCACGGTCGCGCCGAACGAACGCGACTACGGCATTCGCCTGCAGTATCGCATCGGCAACGTCACCGCTTTCCTCGATGTCCCCGGTGCTGGCGGCGCGCCCGTGGAGTATGTCCGCAACGCCAACGCCGCTCACTCCACCGTGCTCGGCCCGGTATCGCTGCCGGCCGCCGCGGACAACCAGCCGCTCGTGGAGCTGCGCTGGAAGTACTATTTCCGTAGTGGCACCAGCGGTTCGCGTGCGCAGCTCCGGCTGGATGAGATCCAGGTCACCGCCGGGCCGGTCATTGCCGAGTCCCTTGCCATCGCGACCGCGCCTGCTACAGCCCAGGCTGGGTCGGTGGCCTCGCCGGTCATCGTCCACGCGCTCGGCCGCAACGATGTCGTCGCGGAGAATTTCAGCGGTGTGATCACGCTCGCCATCGCCGGTCAGCCCGGCGTGCTTGGTGGTACTGTTACTCGCGCCGCGGTGAACGGAGTCGCGACCTTCAATGACCTCGTTTTCCCGACGCCCGGACTTTACACGCTCACGGCGTCCGCCAGCGGCTTGACCGGCACCAGCCACGCTTTCCCCACGCGTGTCGCAGGATTGGCTTCACTCGTGATGCCGTCCTTCATCCAGGGTGCCTACCCGGCGAATACGCTGCGGGTTCCCCATGCCAGCCTGTTGCGCATCGATGGCTTGCTGCCCTCCGCCACCTATCGCTACGCCCAGCAGATGGTCACCGATGAGGACCCGCCGGAAACCGATGGCGCGGGGAACATGATCTTCGCCACGGGGAATGCCGGGCCCTTCGTGCGTAGCACCGCTTCGCCGCGCTTCCTCCCCGGTGACCTCGGTGTCCGCCACGGCGAATTCACCACGGGCGCCGATGGCAGCCACACCGGCTGGTTCGTGATCGAGCCGACCGGCAACATCCGCTTCACCCCGGGCAATGCCGTGCGTCCGCGGATCCTGCTCAACGATGGCAATGGCGGCGACGTGCCTTTCCATTTCCTGACTTCCGCCGGCTCTGCCCAGGTCCGTTCCTTCGGCACGGGCAGCGCGGAGGGTTCCGCGCTTCACGGCGACTCCGCGGCCATCGCGCGGAATTTCATGGTTCTCTATACCGATGCAGCCGGCCTCACATCGCCGCTCGCCGCCACCCCGGTCGAGGATAGCGGCGCGGGCGTTGATTCGAACTACGCGCCTTTCTATCAATCCGAAGTCGCGGGGCAAGCGAGCCGTTGGGGGACGATGATCCCTAACAATCTTCCCGCCGGGGTTCGCCGCTTCGAACAACGCGACCGCCTGACCGGCCAGATCGTCTCCGTCTTCACCATTCCCGAAGGCCACGATCTCACCAGCGGCCTTGCTACCGGCAGCGAGTCCACCGGCATCCGCATTCCGGCCGGTGAAGGTTTCGACCGCTGGCAGGCGCTCCGCTTTACTCTCGGGGAGATCGAGGACGATGCCCTCGGCAGTTCGTCCGGCGATGTCGATCACGATGGCGTGGCCAACCTCCTCGAGTTCGCGTTCGGCATGGATCCCTTCATCTCCAGCCGCAGTGGCTTGCCAGTGGCTGCCATCGAGACCTTCAGCGGATCTCCCCACCTCGTCTTCCGCTACCGCCGTTTGCTGGGCAGCCACGATCTCGATTACCACGAAGAGATTTCGACCACGGTCGGCGGCTGGGCTGATGCCACCCCGGCATGGGTGGGCAGTGAGGAAAGCGCGCCGAACCCCGATGGGCTCACCGAGACGGTCACACGCCGTCTTCCCGTCGTGTCCCAGCAGCCGCGCCGCTTCGTGCGGCTCAGGGTCGAGCAGCCCTGA
- a CDS encoding beta strand repeat-containing protein, which translates to MPPRRRVNFSTLPVASGITTPGVYYWRADERRGSTVFKGPVWYFEYIGSNGSNAYTLTQPTTWWVAGSDAFTQTGVISGAGDFAKAGLGSVTLSGVNTYTGVTTLNGGILSVGTIGNGGVAGNLGKATNAAGNLVLAGGTLQYTGATASTNRSFTLTAGTHSTVDVSTGATNLTISGASTATTGGLVKTGTGTLTLSGSNLHTGATTVSSGTLRLAGSLAATATTVLSGAALEGTGTTSGAVTVQSGGTLAPGVSAIGTLAINNTLTLAGTAVMEIRRTGSVLSTDSVSGITTLAYGGSLVVTNTGSSALLAGDTFQLFSATTYTGTLGSITLPSLSPGLVWETGNLAVNGTIRVGAPPLALNDSFAIQKDTVGNFPVMANDTDADGDILSLLAVTQGAHGSVAISGSNVTYTPAAGYMGPDSFTYTIADGGNGTSTATVSVTVTRVNQAPTLNALASTNTTEDAAFSVSIASEASDVDAGETLTFSRQSGPSWLTVAANGAISGSPTNDDVGVNEFVIRVTDSLGAYAESAWVITVANTNDAPVFTANPITKADTVCYAAYSGSIAADATDVDAGDTFTFSKDSGPAWLTVSSSGALSGTPADSDSGLNSFTVRVTDPASASTTATLLINVTGIVWTNPAGGSWATTGNWSGGVIPSGANKIANFATLNLTANATVTLDGARTIGHLAFGDTTPSHNWTLNTGSGGPLTLDVTSGSPKITVNNQAATINVVLAGNDGLTKAGAGTLGLGAANTLTGPFAIEGGIVRQTVNSTFAAGTALSVTNAALEIRYGSYNVNWVDVTSVTLGGGATLRAAAQYQADNGDIGFKDNITVIGTNTVHATGGSYGKHNWLSGGMTGNSAAYVNLTNGSGYGVSGSGRSIILESAYGNWTGYQGTLRAANDVTIRGTVALQNAKVIVDGSMGLYANGAIGEFGELTGAGTLNANSKTGGEWKIGNLGTSTTYAGVINGASKLTKTGGGTLTLSNASTYTGATTISGGTLRVTGSLGNTATTVQSGGTLGGTVTVQSGGTLAPGAGGVGTLTLGNQTLATSGTVAMEIGRTGSTLSSDKVSGVSTLTFGGTLTVTSIGADAFQLGNTFQLFSATSYAGSFGTFNLPALGSGLYWKISRLAVDGTLEVTDQAPGLPANPYTTWALNEGVGSSTEDADHDGLSNLLEFYLAGDPQDSDVSGNPVLSVSATHLTFTFQRQDEAEAHHGDERIQWGSGLTGWTDVVIGATSSGPDAQGVTVQVSENGVAPDQVTVSIPRVAAVGGRLFARLKVEE; encoded by the coding sequence ATGCCACCACGGCGTCGGGTGAATTTCAGCACCCTCCCCGTTGCCTCGGGAATCACCACGCCTGGCGTCTATTACTGGCGTGCGGACGAACGGCGCGGCAGCACCGTTTTCAAGGGTCCAGTCTGGTACTTCGAATACATCGGCAGCAATGGCTCCAATGCCTACACTCTCACGCAGCCGACGACCTGGTGGGTGGCCGGCAGCGACGCCTTCACGCAGACCGGCGTGATCAGCGGAGCCGGCGATTTTGCCAAGGCAGGCCTTGGCAGCGTCACCCTCAGCGGGGTGAACACCTACACCGGCGTGACGACCCTTAACGGCGGCATTCTCAGCGTCGGCACCATCGGCAACGGCGGCGTGGCGGGCAATCTCGGCAAGGCGACGAATGCGGCGGGCAATCTGGTCCTCGCGGGCGGCACGCTGCAGTACACCGGCGCCACTGCCAGCACGAACCGCAGCTTCACGTTGACAGCCGGCACCCACAGCACCGTCGATGTTAGCACCGGGGCAACCAATTTGACGATCTCCGGTGCTTCCACCGCCACCACCGGCGGCTTGGTCAAAACCGGCACCGGCACACTTACCCTCAGTGGTAGCAACCTTCACACCGGAGCCACCACGGTCAGCAGCGGCACGCTTCGCCTTGCCGGCTCGCTTGCCGCGACGGCCACTACCGTACTATCCGGAGCCGCTCTTGAGGGCACCGGCACCACGTCGGGGGCGGTCACCGTGCAAAGCGGCGGCACGCTTGCCCCGGGCGTGAGTGCCATCGGAACGCTTGCGATCAACAACACGCTCACCCTCGCGGGCACTGCGGTCATGGAGATCCGTCGCACCGGCAGCGTGCTCTCCACGGATAGTGTCAGCGGGATCACGACGCTCGCCTATGGAGGCTCGCTTGTCGTCACGAACACCGGCAGTAGTGCGCTGCTGGCCGGGGATACCTTCCAGCTCTTCTCCGCCACGACCTATACGGGCACCCTCGGCAGCATCACGCTGCCGTCCCTTTCCCCAGGTCTGGTCTGGGAAACCGGCAACCTCGCGGTGAACGGCACCATCCGTGTCGGCGCTCCACCGCTGGCGTTGAACGACAGCTTCGCGATCCAGAAGGACACGGTGGGCAACTTCCCCGTGATGGCGAATGACACCGATGCCGATGGCGACATCCTTTCGCTGCTTGCCGTCACCCAAGGGGCCCACGGCAGCGTGGCCATCTCCGGCAGCAACGTGACCTACACTCCGGCCGCCGGTTACATGGGCCCCGACAGCTTCACCTACACCATTGCCGATGGTGGGAACGGCACGTCCACCGCGACCGTCTCGGTCACCGTCACACGGGTCAACCAGGCTCCCACGCTCAATGCACTGGCCAGCACCAACACCACCGAAGACGCCGCCTTCAGCGTCTCGATTGCAAGTGAGGCCAGCGACGTGGACGCGGGGGAAACGCTGACCTTCAGCAGGCAAAGTGGTCCCTCCTGGTTGACCGTCGCCGCGAATGGCGCGATCAGCGGCAGCCCCACAAATGACGATGTGGGTGTGAACGAGTTTGTGATCCGCGTGACCGACTCGCTGGGTGCTTATGCGGAATCCGCATGGGTGATCACGGTGGCCAACACCAATGACGCACCGGTCTTCACCGCCAATCCGATCACCAAGGCCGACACCGTTTGCTATGCGGCATACAGCGGCAGCATCGCAGCAGATGCCACTGATGTGGATGCGGGTGACACCTTCACCTTCTCCAAGGACAGCGGGCCCGCGTGGCTGACCGTCTCCTCGAGTGGCGCGCTCTCTGGCACGCCTGCGGATAGCGATAGTGGCCTGAACAGCTTCACCGTGCGGGTGACCGATCCGGCGAGCGCTTCCACGACCGCCACCCTGCTGATCAATGTCACCGGCATCGTTTGGACCAACCCAGCGGGCGGATCGTGGGCGACCACGGGCAACTGGAGCGGCGGCGTCATCCCCAGCGGAGCCAACAAGATCGCCAACTTCGCCACCCTGAACCTGACCGCGAATGCGACCGTCACGCTCGATGGCGCGCGCACCATCGGGCACCTAGCCTTCGGCGATACCACACCGTCCCACAACTGGACGCTCAACACCGGCAGCGGCGGACCGCTCACGCTCGACGTCACCAGTGGTAGTCCGAAGATCACGGTCAACAACCAGGCAGCTACGATCAATGTCGTACTTGCCGGCAATGACGGCCTCACCAAGGCCGGTGCCGGGACCTTGGGCCTGGGCGCGGCCAACACGCTCACCGGCCCTTTCGCCATTGAGGGCGGAATTGTCCGGCAAACCGTCAACAGCACCTTTGCAGCAGGCACTGCCTTGAGCGTGACCAATGCGGCCCTGGAAATTCGCTACGGTTCCTACAACGTCAACTGGGTGGATGTGACCAGCGTCACGCTGGGTGGAGGAGCCACGCTTCGCGCCGCGGCCCAATATCAGGCGGACAACGGCGATATCGGCTTCAAGGACAACATCACCGTCATCGGCACCAACACGGTCCATGCCACCGGTGGAAGCTACGGCAAACACAACTGGCTCTCGGGTGGCATGACGGGGAACTCCGCCGCTTATGTCAACCTGACCAACGGTTCCGGCTACGGCGTGAGTGGCTCCGGTCGCTCGATCATCCTGGAATCCGCCTACGGCAACTGGACCGGCTACCAAGGCACGCTCAGGGCTGCGAACGACGTCACCATCAGGGGCACCGTGGCGCTGCAGAATGCCAAGGTGATCGTTGATGGGAGCATGGGCCTCTATGCCAACGGCGCGATCGGTGAATTCGGTGAATTGACCGGTGCCGGCACCTTGAATGCCAACTCCAAGACCGGTGGTGAGTGGAAGATCGGCAACCTGGGGACATCCACCACCTACGCCGGCGTCATCAATGGTGCCAGCAAGCTGACCAAGACCGGAGGCGGCACGCTGACCTTGTCCAACGCCAGCACCTATACGGGGGCCACCACCATCAGCGGGGGCACCTTGAGGGTCACCGGTTCGCTGGGTAACACCGCCACCACCGTGCAAAGCGGTGGAACGCTTGGCGGCACGGTCACGGTGCAGAGCGGTGGCACGCTGGCCCCCGGTGCCGGTGGCGTTGGCACGCTCACGCTTGGCAACCAGACGCTTGCTACCTCCGGCACCGTGGCGATGGAGATCGGGCGGACCGGTTCCACGTTGTCGTCCGACAAGGTCTCCGGGGTCAGCACCCTGACCTTCGGGGGCACGCTCACGGTGACCTCCATCGGCGCGGACGCCTTCCAACTGGGTAATACCTTCCAACTCTTCAGCGCCACCAGCTATGCTGGGAGCTTCGGCACCTTCAATCTGCCGGCGCTTGGCTCGGGACTTTACTGGAAGATCAGCCGCCTTGCCGTCGATGGCACCCTTGAGGTGACGGACCAGGCTCCGGGACTTCCCGCGAACCCCTACACCACCTGGGCGCTGAACGAAGGGGTGGGCAGCTCCACTGAGGATGCGGATCATGACGGGCTGAGCAACTTGCTCGAGTTCTACCTCGCAGGCGATCCGCAGGATTCCGATGTCTCGGGCAATCCCGTGCTCTCGGTCAGCGCCACCCACCTGACATTCACCTTCCAACGGCAGGACGAAGCCGAAGCTCATCACGGCGACGAGCGGATCCAGTGGGGATCCGGACTCACGGGTTGGACGGACGTTGTCATTGGCGCGACCAGTTCCGGGCCGGATGCGCAAGGCGTCACCGTCCAAGTGAGCGAGAACGGCGTCGCGCCGGACCAAGTCACGGTATCCATCCCGCGGGTAGCTGCCGTGGGCGGAAGATTGTTCGCACGGTTGAAGGTGGAGGAGTGA